Proteins encoded in a region of the Globicephala melas chromosome 1, mGloMel1.2, whole genome shotgun sequence genome:
- the AVPR1B gene encoding vasopressin V1b receptor — MDPGPPWITSPTPGSTLSVPNATTPWLGRDEELAKVEIGVLATVLVLATGGNLTVLLTVGQAGRKRSRMHLFVLHLALTDLGVALFQVLPQLLWDITYRFQGPDPLCRAIKYLQVLSMFASTYMLLAMTLDRYLAVCHPLCSLQQPSLSTYPLIAAPWLLAAILSLPQVFIFSLREVIQGSGVLDCWADFRFPWGPRAYITWTTLAIFILPVAMLTACYSLICHEICKNLKVKTGAWKVEGGGWRTWNQPSPPSAPAAATRGLPSRVSGTNTISRAKIRTVKMTFVIVLAYIACWAPFFSVQMWSVWDENAPDEDSTNVSFTISMLLGNLSSCCNPWIYMGFNGHLWPRSLGRLACCGGPGPRMCRQLSSGSPSNRRAMLLTRSSGLPTLSQRPGPEDPLKDEEQVDRDTVTETSIF, encoded by the exons ATGGATCCTGGGCCTCCTTGGATCACCAGCCCCACCCCCGGGAGCACCCTCTCTGTCCCCAATGCCACCACACCCTGGCTGGGCCGGGATGAGGAGCTGGCCAAGGTGGAGATCGGCGTCCTGGCCACTGTCCTGGTGCTGGCGACAGGGGGCAACCTGACTGTGCTGCTGACAGTGGGACAGGCAGGCCGCAAGCGCTCCCGCATGCACCTGTTTGTGCTGCACCTGGCCCTGACGGACCTGGGTGTGGCGCTCTTCCAGGTGCTGCCCCAGCTGCTGTGGGACATCACCTACCGCTTCCAGGGCCCCGACCCCCTCTGCCGGGCCATCAAGTACCTGCAGGTGCTCAGCATGTTCGCCTCCACCTACATGCTGCTGGCCATGACACTTGACCGCTACCTGGCCGTTTGTCACCCCCTGTGCAGCCTCCAGCAGCCCAGCCTGTCCACCTACCCTCTTATTGCAGCTCCTTGGCTGCTGGCCGCCATCCTCAGCCTCCCTCaagtcttcattttttctttacgAGAGGTGATCCAGGGCTCTGGAGTGCTGGACTGCTGGGCAGACTTCCGCTTTCCTTGGGGGCCACGGGCTTACATCACCTGGACCACCCTGGCCATCTTCATCCTGCCTGTGGCCATGCTCACGGCCTGCTACAGCCTCATCTGCCATGAAATCTGTAAGAACCTAAAAGTCAAGACCGGGGCCTGGAAGGTAGAAGGAGGGGGTTGGAGGACTTGGAACCAGCCCTCACCTCCTTCTGCCCCAGCTGCAGCCACACGGGGGCTGCCATCCCGGGTCAGCGGCACCAACACCATCTCACGGGCCAAGATCCGAACGGTGAAGATGACCTTCGTCATCGTGCTGGCCTACATCGCCTGCTGGGCGCCTTTCTTCAGCGTCCAGATGTGGTCTGTGTGGGACGAGAATGCCCCTGATGAAG ATTCAACCAATGTGTCTTTCACCATCTCCATGCTTTTGGGCAACCTCAGCAGCTGCTGCAACCCCTGGATCTACATGGGCTTCAACGGCCACCTGTGGCCGCGTTCCCTCGGCCGTCTGGCCTGCTGCGGGGGGCCGGGGCCCAGGATGTGCAGGCAGCTCTCCAGCGGCAGCCCATCCAACCGCCGCGCCATGCTGCTGACCCGCTCCAGTGGCCTGCCCACCCTCAGCCAGAGGCCGGGGCCCGAAGACCCACTGAAGGATGAAGAGCAGGTGGACAGGGACACCGTCACCGAGACCAGCATCTTTTAG